Proteins encoded together in one Nitrospira sp. window:
- a CDS encoding 50S ribosomal protein L1 codes for MGKKMNAALQNVEPRVYGLREAVEAVKRSAFAKFDESVDLALRLGIDPKRSDQFVRGTAALPHGTGKRVRVLVFAKGEKEQEARQAGADYVGADDLMEKIKGGWMEFDCAISTPDLMASVGKLGKVLGPRGLMPNPKTGTVTFEVGKAVSDIRKGRVEFKVEKAGIVHVPVGKVSFEPEKLYDNASAILESVIKAKPASCKGRYLKSATITSTMGPGVKLDTIALTKQWS; via the coding sequence ATGGGAAAGAAGATGAATGCGGCGCTTCAGAACGTTGAGCCGCGTGTCTATGGATTGCGTGAGGCGGTTGAAGCCGTGAAGCGCTCGGCATTTGCGAAGTTTGACGAGTCGGTTGATCTAGCGCTTCGCCTCGGGATTGACCCCAAGCGTTCGGATCAATTTGTCCGAGGAACGGCGGCGCTTCCGCATGGGACAGGGAAAAGGGTTCGGGTATTGGTCTTTGCGAAGGGTGAAAAGGAACAGGAGGCACGCCAGGCGGGAGCCGACTATGTGGGTGCGGATGATTTGATGGAGAAAATCAAGGGCGGCTGGATGGAGTTTGATTGTGCCATTTCTACGCCGGACTTGATGGCGTCCGTCGGCAAGCTTGGGAAGGTGCTCGGACCTCGTGGTTTGATGCCGAATCCGAAGACCGGCACGGTTACCTTCGAAGTCGGGAAAGCTGTCTCTGATATTCGGAAGGGACGTGTTGAGTTTAAGGTCGAGAAGGCTGGTATCGTGCATGTGCCGGTTGGAAAGGTGTCCTTTGAGCCGGAAAAGCTCTACGACAATGCATCAGCCATCCTCGAATCTGTCATCAAGGCAAAACCTGCCTCCTGCAAAGGGCGCTATCTCAAGAGTGCCACGATTACGAGCACGATGGGACCGGGAGTGAAGTTGGATACCATCGCACTGACGAAGCAGTGGAGTTAG
- the rplL gene encoding 50S ribosomal protein L7/L12, producing MKKEEKVTTVAALAEKFGRARLAILTECVGLPVNEVTELRKQLRGVKAEYRIVKNTLAARAAEGTALAGLKLHLKGPTGVVIGYDDPVLPTKVLKDFIGAEKREEKIKMTAGVLEGKLLQPADLVAVAKLPKKEVLVAMLLSAMQGPIRGVVYTLSAVLSKFVRVIAAIQDKRKGEGEMPATEGKLSQEELIKAIEGMSVLDLAELVKGLETRFGVTAAAPVAVAAAPAAGGGAAAPAEEKTAFDVILASAPADKKIQIIKVVRELTSLGLKEAKDLVEGAPKPVKTGVAKEEADTMKKKLEESGAKVEVK from the coding sequence ATGAAGAAGGAAGAAAAAGTTACGACGGTGGCGGCTTTGGCCGAAAAATTCGGTCGAGCCAGACTGGCTATCTTGACGGAATGCGTCGGTCTTCCTGTCAATGAGGTCACTGAGTTGCGCAAGCAACTCCGGGGAGTTAAGGCTGAGTACCGAATCGTGAAGAATACGCTCGCGGCTCGTGCTGCTGAGGGGACGGCATTGGCTGGGCTCAAGCTGCATCTCAAGGGTCCGACTGGTGTCGTCATTGGGTATGATGATCCTGTGTTGCCGACCAAGGTCCTGAAGGATTTTATCGGAGCCGAGAAACGGGAAGAGAAGATTAAGATGACGGCCGGAGTGCTGGAAGGCAAGCTCCTTCAGCCGGCTGATCTGGTGGCTGTCGCGAAGCTGCCTAAGAAGGAAGTTCTTGTCGCGATGTTGCTCTCGGCCATGCAAGGGCCGATTCGTGGTGTTGTGTATACGTTGAGTGCGGTGTTGTCGAAATTTGTCAGAGTCATTGCAGCCATTCAGGATAAACGGAAAGGAGAAGGGGAGATGCCAGCTACAGAAGGAAAATTGTCACAAGAGGAATTGATCAAGGCAATCGAGGGGATGAGCGTGCTCGATCTAGCCGAACTTGTCAAGGGGCTGGAAACGCGATTCGGGGTCACGGCAGCCGCACCAGTTGCGGTGGCGGCGGCACCGGCGGCAGGTGGTGGGGCAGCTGCTCCGGCTGAAGAAAAGACGGCATTCGATGTCATTCTGGCATCTGCACCGGCAGATAAGAAAATTCAGATCATTAAGGTGGTGCGAGAGCTTACCAGTCTTGGACTGAAGGAAGCGAAGGATCTGGTTGAGGGAGCTCCAAAGCCTGTTAAGACTGGGGTTGCCAAAGAAGAGGCGGATACGATGAAGAAGAAGCTCGAAGAAAGCGGTGCAAAAGTCGAAGTGAAGTAG